A single Gemmatimonadota bacterium DNA region contains:
- a CDS encoding CocE/NonD family hydrolase encodes MRHCGNSIWGGILVAASLGLGAEPAATQTINRFGVPIPMRDGVRLVANVWVPDGRGRFPTVLLRTPYDKTSQFTRYRLTNYVKAGYAVVVQDTRGRGDSEGQFDFYFPEGRDGFDTIEWIAAQAWSNGRVGTDGGSYLGTVQWLAARERPPHLSCMIPSVSSGRLFDEIPYQGGAFRLDWALSWLNMTSGRVEQGALNGLIQWDSLLVQRPLVRLDTLMGRPMRLYQQFLAHGTLDAYWKRIHFTDQDFARITIPTLTFTGWFDGDQSGALSYWDGMSRRPGGAGDNFLVIGPWTHVGSYLGGGLSVGAFRFDSAAIIKTQELRIKFFDWCLKQTRPRFDEPRVRVYVMGSNQWVESDRYPLERTETRSYYFRSGGRANSLEGDGALSIEAPSDDPPDRFEYDPRRPVPSSEPATDQREIERRSDVLVYTTPALDHPVHVLGRVFVELTIASDALDTDFTAKLVDVAPDGQAVLLGPVATGVIRTRYRNGPERQDLLVPGKATPVRIELADVGHSFLAGHRIRVEISSSAFPYIDANPNTGRPIATDTTWRVATQSVYHDRARPSRLLLPVVSLTR; translated from the coding sequence GTGCGGCACTGTGGCAATAGCATCTGGGGTGGGATTCTTGTCGCGGCGAGTCTCGGCCTTGGCGCCGAACCAGCCGCGACGCAAACGATCAATCGATTTGGGGTCCCGATTCCGATGCGGGACGGCGTTCGATTGGTGGCCAATGTGTGGGTCCCGGATGGTCGCGGCCGGTTTCCGACCGTCCTGCTCCGAACGCCTTACGACAAGACGTCTCAGTTCACCCGGTATCGGCTGACCAACTACGTCAAGGCGGGTTACGCCGTTGTCGTCCAGGATACCAGGGGGCGCGGCGACTCCGAGGGCCAGTTCGATTTCTATTTCCCGGAGGGGCGAGACGGATTCGATACCATTGAGTGGATCGCGGCCCAGGCTTGGTCCAACGGCCGAGTCGGCACCGACGGCGGGTCGTACCTGGGCACCGTTCAGTGGCTGGCCGCTCGGGAACGGCCGCCGCATTTGTCCTGCATGATTCCCTCGGTGTCCTCGGGGCGCCTCTTCGATGAAATCCCCTATCAGGGCGGCGCCTTCCGATTGGATTGGGCCCTTTCGTGGCTCAATATGACGTCGGGCCGGGTTGAACAGGGCGCCCTGAACGGCCTGATCCAATGGGACTCTCTCCTCGTCCAGCGGCCGCTGGTACGTCTCGACACGTTGATGGGCCGACCGATGCGGCTCTATCAACAATTCCTGGCCCACGGAACCCTCGATGCGTATTGGAAGCGAATCCATTTCACCGATCAAGACTTTGCGAGAATCACGATTCCAACCCTCACCTTCACCGGCTGGTTCGACGGCGATCAGAGCGGCGCGCTGTCGTATTGGGATGGGATGTCTCGACGTCCCGGCGGGGCGGGGGACAACTTCCTCGTCATCGGCCCCTGGACCCATGTCGGGAGTTACTTGGGCGGCGGACTTAGCGTGGGCGCGTTCCGGTTTGACTCCGCCGCGATCATCAAGACTCAAGAGCTCCGGATCAAGTTCTTCGATTGGTGCCTCAAGCAGACGCGCCCGCGGTTCGATGAGCCCCGAGTTCGGGTCTATGTCATGGGTAGCAACCAGTGGGTCGAGAGCGACCGCTACCCGCTGGAGCGGACCGAAACGCGGTCGTACTATTTCCGGAGCGGCGGGCGGGCCAACAGTCTCGAGGGCGACGGGGCCCTGTCGATCGAGGCGCCGAGCGATGACCCGCCCGACCGGTTCGAGTACGATCCGAGACGCCCGGTGCCGAGTAGCGAGCCGGCCACCGATCAACGGGAGATCGAGCGGCGTTCCGATGTCTTGGTGTATACCACTCCGGCCCTTGACCATCCCGTGCACGTGCTCGGGCGCGTGTTCGTCGAACTTACGATTGCGTCCGACGCGCTCGATACGGACTTCACGGCCAAACTGGTGGACGTGGCTCCCGACGGGCAGGCGGTGCTCTTGGGCCCAGTAGCCACCGGGGTGATCCGGACCCGGTACCGGAACGGCCCCGAGCGGCAGGATCTGTTGGTACCCGGCAAAGCCACGCCGGTGCGGATCGAGTTGGCCGATGTCGGGCACAGTTTCCTTGCCGGACATCGGATTCGGGTCGAGATCTCGAGTAGCGCCTTCCCCTACATCGATGCCAATCCCAATACCGGCCGACCGATCGCGACGGACACGACTTGGCGGGTTGCTACGCAATCCGTCTACCACGACCGGGCTCGGCCGTCACGGCTCTTGCTCCCGGTAGTCTCTTTGACGAGGTAG
- a CDS encoding MBL fold metallo-hydrolase yields MTLTDTTIDVRHLGRETYVASQLLATDAGPVLLDTGPGSTLETLTAELGRLGVRIQDLHAILLTHIHFDHAGATGLLVDQNPNLVVYVHELGAKHLISPAKLVASATRVFGADMDRLWGPFLPVPAAQVRPLVGGETIRVGNRRFDVLHTPGHAVHHVAYYDVADRTAYVGDCGGIRLPQLPATMPVTPPPDFHLDDWLASIDRIEAWAPRRLFSTHYGFHEDPPTQFADLRRGLHEWTEAARRLLMEDLPDEVRADRFDEHVTHWLAGKADPAAVQAAREFSGFRASYHGLAWYWKKKLEL; encoded by the coding sequence ATGACCCTCACTGACACCACGATCGACGTCCGCCACCTTGGGCGAGAAACGTACGTCGCCTCCCAGCTCTTGGCCACCGACGCCGGCCCCGTTCTTCTCGATACCGGGCCCGGATCAACCCTCGAGACCCTGACCGCGGAACTCGGCCGCCTCGGCGTCCGAATCCAAGATCTCCACGCCATTCTGCTCACGCACATTCACTTCGATCACGCCGGCGCCACCGGGCTCCTGGTGGACCAAAACCCCAACCTCGTGGTCTATGTCCACGAACTCGGGGCCAAACACCTCATCAGTCCGGCCAAATTGGTGGCCAGCGCCACCCGCGTCTTTGGCGCCGACATGGACCGGTTGTGGGGCCCGTTCTTACCGGTGCCGGCGGCTCAAGTCCGCCCCCTGGTGGGCGGCGAGACCATTCGAGTGGGGAACCGGCGGTTCGATGTCCTCCATACCCCGGGGCATGCCGTGCATCACGTGGCGTACTACGATGTGGCCGACCGCACAGCCTATGTCGGCGACTGTGGCGGGATCCGATTACCGCAGCTGCCGGCCACCATGCCGGTCACCCCGCCACCCGACTTTCACCTCGATGACTGGCTCGCGAGCATCGACCGGATTGAGGCCTGGGCACCTCGTCGGCTCTTCAGCACCCACTACGGCTTTCACGAAGATCCCCCGACCCAGTTCGCCGACCTCCGGCGAGGCCTCCATGAGTGGACTGAAGCAGCCCGCCGTCTGCTCATGGAAGATCTACCCGACGAGGTCCGGGCTGACCGGTTCGATGAACACGTCACCCACTGGCTGGCCGGCAAGGCCGACCCAGCGGCCGTCCAGGCCGCCCGGGAGTTCTCCGGGTTTCGAGCCAGCTACCACGGCCTGGCCTGGTACTGGAAGAAGAAGCTCGAATTGTAA
- a CDS encoding S9 family peptidase yields the protein MLLGTQPGGLSGQESKVALFGSMLKGEVLGTTGVQAVRWLPGSLGYLDEASGQGGFVAITPRTGARAPVFTAAVVAKLRAEFPGPDLPFTRFDLERNGTAIRFESGGRPYLFATDSLRLHRLAVPAKVGPLDLATAEPGKYSPTWRHYAFIRDYDNLFLLDTETGAEEQIARGTSEDNLIGFLGAGPWFVWSPDGRRIAYLKADQRGFHQYPILRDLDRKATVERFRYPFTVDPDPPLELHVYDVGTKRDVVVAQGNPAMPFLRDLEWVPDGSELTYQVVSRFENRLELTGFDPRTGVTRTWLVDTSATYLDPPNNFRVLADGRFLWSSEGSGWRHLALYDRQGRKLRQLTSGEWVVNEVVGIDEKAGIVFFTGVTNLGLEQHLFRVRLDGTGLTQVTRDSGWHEVSLSPDQTAFVDRHSSLRTPPSVTMRAIDGTALRSMATSDPARLTALGLTPPELLTLRGADGVTPIQGMLFRPADFDPAKRYPVIVSVYGGPHTKAIRDRFETTDFRAALAQLGFLVFEVDARGTLGRGKAFQSGNYLRMGQVDVDDQAAAVRQLGRRPYVDSTRIGVTGISHGGYLTLMMVLRYPDVFQVGVTGAPITDLRNGPRQYIGRIMRTPDANADGYEKGDVLGLAATLRSRLLIFYGTNDHNAVVANTMQLARKLIDAGRPFDMAVYPNGDHVLGGADGIHGLKTTVSYFLEHLRPEGWEASRAALWQ from the coding sequence GTGCTCCTTGGCACCCAACCGGGAGGCCTCTCGGGGCAGGAGTCGAAGGTGGCCCTGTTCGGGTCGATGCTCAAGGGGGAAGTGCTCGGGACCACCGGGGTGCAGGCGGTGCGCTGGCTACCGGGGTCTCTGGGTTACCTCGATGAGGCGTCCGGCCAGGGCGGTTTCGTTGCGATAACCCCCCGGACTGGGGCCCGGGCACCGGTGTTCACGGCCGCGGTCGTGGCCAAGCTCCGGGCGGAGTTTCCGGGCCCCGACTTGCCGTTCACCCGGTTTGACCTCGAACGAAACGGTACGGCGATCCGCTTCGAATCCGGCGGCCGGCCGTACCTGTTTGCCACCGACTCCCTGCGGCTTCACCGCCTGGCCGTGCCCGCGAAAGTCGGTCCGCTCGATTTGGCCACCGCCGAGCCCGGCAAGTATTCGCCGACCTGGCGACACTACGCCTTCATCCGCGACTACGACAATCTCTTTCTGCTCGACACCGAGACCGGGGCCGAGGAACAGATCGCCCGAGGGACCTCGGAGGACAACCTGATCGGGTTCCTGGGGGCGGGGCCGTGGTTCGTGTGGTCGCCCGACGGACGGCGGATCGCCTACCTCAAGGCCGACCAACGGGGCTTCCACCAGTATCCGATCCTCCGCGACCTCGATCGGAAGGCCACGGTCGAACGGTTTCGGTATCCGTTTACGGTGGACCCCGACCCCCCGCTGGAGCTTCACGTCTACGACGTCGGAACGAAACGAGATGTCGTCGTAGCCCAGGGGAATCCGGCCATGCCGTTCCTTCGCGATCTCGAGTGGGTGCCGGACGGATCCGAGTTGACCTACCAGGTGGTCAGCCGGTTCGAGAACCGGCTCGAGCTCACCGGTTTCGATCCTCGGACCGGGGTGACCCGCACCTGGCTGGTCGACACCAGCGCGACCTATCTCGATCCGCCCAATAATTTTCGAGTCCTCGCCGACGGACGATTTCTCTGGAGCTCTGAAGGTTCCGGATGGCGTCACCTCGCGCTCTACGACCGGCAGGGCCGGAAGCTCCGGCAGTTGACCTCGGGCGAATGGGTCGTAAACGAGGTCGTGGGCATCGATGAAAAAGCCGGGATCGTCTTTTTCACGGGCGTTACCAACCTCGGACTCGAGCAGCACCTGTTCCGGGTTCGACTTGATGGGACCGGCCTCACCCAAGTGACCCGGGACTCGGGCTGGCACGAGGTGTCGCTCAGTCCCGATCAGACCGCGTTCGTCGACCGGCACTCCTCGCTCCGCACCCCTCCTTCGGTCACGATGCGGGCCATTGACGGCACGGCGCTCCGCTCGATGGCGACATCGGATCCGGCCCGGCTCACGGCACTCGGACTCACGCCCCCGGAACTCCTGACCCTCCGCGGGGCCGACGGCGTGACCCCGATCCAGGGGATGCTCTTTCGCCCGGCCGACTTCGATCCGGCCAAGCGCTACCCGGTCATCGTGTCGGTTTACGGCGGCCCCCATACCAAGGCCATTCGCGATCGGTTCGAGACCACCGATTTCCGGGCGGCACTCGCGCAGCTTGGCTTTCTGGTCTTCGAGGTCGACGCCCGGGGCACCCTCGGCCGGGGCAAGGCGTTCCAGTCGGGCAACTACCTTCGGATGGGACAGGTCGATGTCGATGACCAAGCGGCCGCCGTCCGCCAGTTGGGGCGGCGCCCGTACGTCGACTCGACGCGGATTGGCGTGACCGGGATTTCGCACGGCGGGTATTTGACCCTGATGATGGTGCTTCGGTATCCCGACGTGTTCCAGGTGGGCGTGACCGGGGCGCCGATTACCGATCTTCGGAACGGACCCCGACAGTATATCGGCCGGATCATGCGGACGCCGGACGCCAACGCCGACGGCTACGAGAAGGGTGATGTGTTGGGCCTGGCTGCAACCCTCCGGAGCCGGCTCCTGATCTTCTATGGCACCAACGATCACAATGCCGTGGTCGCCAATACCATGCAACTGGCGCGAAAACTGATTGACGCCGGGCGGCCGTTTGACATGGCGGTCTATCCGAACGGCGACCACGTGCTCGGCGGTGCGGACGGGATCCACGGGCTCAAGACGACGGTCAGTTATTTCCTGGAACACTTGCGGCCGGAAGGCTGGGAGGCGAGTCGTGCGGCACTGTGGCAATAG
- a CDS encoding amidohydrolase produces the protein MMSRTALVTGWLLTAAVAGAAAQTPIDSALFAYVRGLRAIDNHAHPVSTAPGDRDFDALPIDGFPPFAFPLRLSADNPELVEAWRDLYGYRYTDRSESHLTELKALKSKAKAEQGDNYPAWVLDRLGIGVQLANRMALDRGVTSRRFRWVSFVDPLLFPLDTKALQTTPDRADLFPKTEKNLRRYLGDLGVKSLPATFGAYLSRVVTPTLERMAAGGAVAVKFEAAYLRKLDFGAASATDAGAVYDRYRTGGAPSPARYRPLQDYLFRYIGREAGRLGMAVHIHSADGAGGYFEAAGSDPLLLEPALNDSSLRRTNFVIVHGGWPNTRNTMSLFARPNVYADFSFLSNMLTAHTLAGVLREWLSAYPDRILFGSDAYPNDEVVGWEEWGWLGSVAGRKGLAMALSGMMADGEISRDRAYDIARLVMRDNAARLYRITLE, from the coding sequence ATGATGAGCCGGACCGCGCTGGTTACGGGCTGGCTCCTGACGGCAGCGGTGGCCGGGGCGGCGGCCCAAACGCCGATCGACTCGGCGCTCTTCGCCTATGTTCGCGGTCTCAGGGCCATCGACAATCATGCCCATCCGGTGTCGACCGCGCCGGGCGACCGGGATTTCGATGCTTTGCCGATCGACGGCTTTCCGCCGTTTGCGTTTCCACTCCGCTTGTCGGCGGACAATCCGGAGTTGGTCGAGGCCTGGCGGGACCTCTACGGGTACCGCTATACCGACCGATCGGAGTCCCATCTGACCGAGCTCAAGGCCCTGAAGAGCAAGGCCAAGGCGGAGCAGGGCGACAACTACCCGGCTTGGGTGCTCGACCGGCTCGGGATCGGGGTCCAATTGGCTAACCGCATGGCGCTCGACCGGGGCGTGACGTCGCGCCGATTCCGGTGGGTGTCGTTTGTCGACCCGTTGCTGTTCCCGCTCGATACCAAGGCCCTTCAGACCACGCCGGACCGAGCCGACCTGTTTCCGAAAACCGAGAAGAACCTTCGGCGCTACCTCGGGGATCTCGGCGTCAAGTCGTTGCCGGCCACGTTCGGGGCGTATCTCAGCCGAGTGGTGACCCCGACGCTTGAACGGATGGCGGCGGGCGGCGCGGTGGCAGTGAAGTTCGAGGCGGCCTATCTCCGGAAACTCGATTTTGGCGCAGCGTCCGCCACGGACGCGGGGGCAGTGTATGACCGCTACCGGACCGGCGGGGCTCCCTCGCCGGCGCGGTACCGGCCGCTGCAGGACTACCTGTTCCGGTACATCGGCCGCGAGGCCGGGCGGCTCGGGATGGCGGTGCATATCCACTCCGCGGACGGCGCGGGTGGATACTTCGAGGCCGCCGGCAGCGATCCGCTGTTGCTCGAGCCGGCGCTCAACGACTCCTCTCTTCGGCGGACGAACTTCGTGATCGTCCACGGCGGCTGGCCGAATACCCGGAACACGATGTCGCTGTTTGCCAGACCTAACGTGTATGCGGATTTCTCGTTTCTGAGCAACATGCTGACCGCGCATACCTTGGCGGGCGTGCTCCGCGAATGGCTGAGTGCCTATCCCGACCGGATCCTGTTTGGGTCCGATGCGTATCCGAACGACGAGGTGGTCGGGTGGGAGGAGTGGGGCTGGCTCGGGAGTGTGGCCGGACGGAAGGGCCTCGCCATGGCCCTTTCCGGCATGATGGCCGACGGGGAGATTTCCCGCGACCGCGCCTACGACATCGCCCGCCTGGTCATGCGGGACAACGCGGCGCGGCTCTATCGAATCACCCTCGAATAG
- a CDS encoding SDR family oxidoreductase, with protein MMAQRILITAAASGIGLAIARRFVADGHQVHICDVNPQAVEAARATLPGARGSVADVGQPKQVEALFAEALGWMGGIDVLINNHGIAGPRGFIEDLDYDEWDHCIRVNLGGMFYTIKNAVPHMKKQRSGCIINLSTSSARTMLPKRAAYVAGKVGVLGLTKNCARELGPWNIRCNTVLPGFMNNARGRGVLAKVAADKGIPAAQLEQEALQYVSMRTWIEMDEIADLCAFLASDQAKHISGQEIAVDGNAEWEE; from the coding sequence ATCATGGCGCAGCGGATTCTGATTACGGCGGCAGCCTCAGGCATTGGACTGGCGATTGCCCGGCGGTTCGTCGCCGATGGCCACCAGGTCCATATCTGCGATGTCAATCCGCAAGCGGTGGAAGCCGCCAGGGCTACGTTGCCGGGGGCCAGGGGCAGCGTGGCCGATGTCGGCCAGCCGAAGCAGGTCGAGGCGCTGTTCGCCGAAGCCCTCGGCTGGATGGGCGGCATCGACGTCCTGATCAACAACCACGGCATTGCCGGCCCAAGGGGGTTCATCGAGGACCTCGACTACGACGAGTGGGACCACTGCATTCGAGTCAATCTGGGCGGGATGTTCTACACCATCAAGAACGCCGTGCCCCACATGAAAAAGCAGCGGAGCGGTTGCATTATCAACCTGTCGACGAGTTCGGCGCGGACGATGCTCCCGAAGCGTGCCGCCTACGTGGCCGGCAAGGTCGGGGTGCTGGGCCTGACCAAGAACTGCGCTCGTGAACTGGGTCCCTGGAACATTCGCTGCAACACGGTGTTGCCGGGGTTCATGAACAACGCCCGGGGCCGGGGGGTGTTGGCCAAGGTGGCGGCCGACAAGGGCATTCCGGCGGCGCAATTGGAACAGGAAGCCCTCCAATACGTTTCGATGCGGACCTGGATTGAGATGGACGAAATCGCCGATCTCTGCGCGTTTCTGGCCAGCGATCAGGCCAAGCACATCTCCGGCCAGGAAATCGCCGTCGATGGGAACGCGGAGTGGGAAGAATGA